From one Lolium rigidum isolate FL_2022 chromosome 4, APGP_CSIRO_Lrig_0.1, whole genome shotgun sequence genomic stretch:
- the LOC124708451 gene encoding F-box/LRR-repeat protein At3g48880-like yields the protein MGENKSIGKIWEDMETDVLVKIFKELNLVELSPVSQVCRSWRLACSDPLIWGTLDFGLLISNFIQTRASPYIWVDDRSDKRLSKILRLAMAISRGNVNCMIFHYNLYMKDEHLNYISQRSPHLKRLVMPAWNRISKDGICMAIQRWEELESLTMPSIGYPPYIMEELAKRCKNFKELKVMGSFDLLFASAVTTYLPKLKVLSLRCSKVTMGALLCVLNSMEHLEVLNISHCLLFEIATNGRRQVIHELDNNTRERASQLREFHHCQSKQCIACQRMMLDDGILRWYRYEDWFWRRDEVSSLDLKDYGRLFGAQCEMLTSVD from the exons ATGGGAGAGAACAAATCGATTGGAAAAATATGGGAGGACATGGAAACTGATGTCCTCGTGAAGATATTTAAGGAGCTAAACTTGGTTGAACTGTCACCAGTGTCTCAAGTTTGTCGCTCATGGCGTTTAGCCTGTTCAGATCCGCTTATATGGGGCACCCTTGACTTTGGGCTGCTAATATCCAACTTCATTCAAACAAGAGCATCTCCATATATTTGGGTTGATGATAGATCTGACAAGAGACTTTCAAAAATACTACGGTTGGCAATGGCAATTAGCCGTGGAAATGTTAATTGTATGATATTCCATTACAATCTGTACATGAAAGATGAACACCTGAATTATATCTCACAAAG GTCTCCTCACCTAAAACGACTGGTTATGCCAGCATGGAACCGCATTTCAAAAGATGGAATATGCATGGCTATTCAAAGGTGGGAGGAACTAGAGTCCTTAACTATGCCTTCCATTGGTTATCCTCCATATATCATGGAGGAGTTAGCCAAGAGATGCAAGAACTTTAAAGAACTCAAGGTCATGGGTTCTTTTGATCTCCTATTTGCTTCAGCAGTTACCACCTACCTTCCAAAGCTGAAAGTCTTGAGCCTCCGTTGCTCAAAAGTGACAATGGGTGCCCTGCTATGTGTTCTTAACTCGATGGAACATCTTGAGGTTCTCAATATTTCCCACTGCTTGCTGTTTGAGATCGCGACGAATGGGCGGAGGCAAGTGATTCATGAGCTAGACAACAACACTCGTGAGAGAGCTTCCCAGTTGCGGGAGTTCCACCACTGCCAGAGCAAACAATGCATCGCTTGTCAGCGGATGATGCTGGATGATGGTATCTTGCGGTGGTACAGATATGAGGATTGGTTTTGGCGGCGGGATGAGGTGAGCTCGCTTGATCTGAAGGACTATGGGAGGCTGTTTGGTGCACAGTGTGAGATGTTGACATCGGTTGATTAG